tgcacatatctaagctaCATATACCTTTACTTATAGTACTAGTGTTTTGCGGGAGGTACGATAAAATTTCCATAACGAggattttacattaaaatcaatttttaaacagtaaactctaaaaaaaaaacatttttctttactCCTCATCTACGTTCTTGCTCTAAGCTATTAAAGTACTGAACCCTAGCACTAAAGGGGTCAGGTCGCAGGGGTCACAGTGGTGCATTCAAGCCTGCACCGGATGGTATCAAAGGGGCTTTCACACGGTATCTTCAGACGAGCCATCTCGCGTGTTTTCACGTGTTGCGACGCTTTAGAGAATACATTAATGAGCATGTAATGAAGCCGTGGACGGGTTTGAAAACGTGTAAGTAACGGATAAGTTAGCTAAGTCTCTCCCagcctacgtcccactgctgggcacatgcctcctctcagaatgaaagggcccagtgcggattgggaacttcacacacaccattgcattACTTCtaaggtttgtgcaggtttcctcacgatgttttccttcaccgaaaagctcgaggtaaatttcgcagatgaatttagaaaaactcagaggtgcgagccggggtttgaactcacgatcctcttgagaggccataggtcaaacaactcggccaccacggctttctaagttagcaaagtaattgaaagaaaaaatatcaaagtcaaagttaaaatatctgaCGAATAgccaagtagttagagaacctgactatgaagcttggggtcccgggttcgatccccggtcaggacagatatttgtatgtatgtatgtatgtaaactctttattgtacaaaagaaaagaaacaaaacacacttgacaaactttgagatacttgtacaaaggcggacttatcccttgaAGCTTTAGCTTTAGCTTTATccttttatttgtatgaataatacgaatgattggtcttggacgtttaatacttatgtatttaagtatgttttatctACCGGGTGGgcccctgtaacaggagcaaaaaattaaaacacaggttctgctactcaaatggaactactttagttctgcaactttcaaaaattaagtaatttcatcATTATGATTATTCTAAACAAATTAGCCCTCCTATTCAGCGTAGTTAACAGCGtggcttagagcaacgcgggcttcctatcGGAAATTCggtaattgtaattgtattctatgcatttttatttgtgaaatttCAGTTTCgattatgtatttcaaccattataaCAAACATACTGTAAATATGTTGATTGATGTTTCatttaactaattatttttttataattttatgtattttgaacgtAAACATTATCAACATATtcattttgtgccatatgactagGAACCATTATGAATTATAACTAATtatatcgggtgtggcctgtaatatgagcaaaaaattaaaacatagatcatactatGATCTATTCGTAAAGAGTATGATCTAAAGCAACAAAcgatttataaaacatttattatacaATTCTGATTTATcaagaacatttttttgctaatagtTTGAACTAGCAACAGTGACCAGTTTCATTATATGATGCCCCAGCGTGTAAAGTCTCTCACGATTCCACGGATGCGTTCCTGTGCTAATTCATTTGGCTTGATAACCATCTCCGTTATATTTGCGTCTATCTTCGGGGCATCTTCAGGAGCCACCGTTACCACAGGCGCCATGGCAAGCCCGAGGGTAAGAGCCATTGGCCTCgcctgaaaaaaatataataggcTTTGTTAGAGGTTTAAGAACTTGTCTGTCCCCATACAATGATTTTTTGAACTACCCTATGTTCACAACTTATCataagtaagatttttttattgctacTAAAACTGCGTTCtatcaaataataatagaaCAATGAGTTACATTGGATTCTGACGATTACCCCAAAATGctttgtatatgtcggcggccaatcgtaaaatcctaggccaggcatatcacgatgtgcctgagaaataatacggcagatcgattagagcaacgcattcatcgatattcctagctctataccggacACATCGTGACAATGCcgaaaaaaatttaggtacgacgagcgaagcgaggagtggttagtatgaattgtgaccacaacgcatgagccgagcgagtgaagcgagcgtgccgcggcagcggccggccaAGTCCAGAactgatatggcggcgtttcatgatatgcctaggaatttcatgatctgcctaaactagccaaatcacgaaatggtggtgtttcatgatatgcctaggaatttcatgatctgcctgaaCGTCACAAGGCAAAttgttaaacggtgagttttgaacgatatggcggatgtcccttagccaactCAAGAactggcgccatttcacgatatgcctaggaatttcgtgatctggcggactttacgatcggccgccgacatatacattgTTTTTTCATCAATTGGGCATGGATTGGTcgtaaacgtttttttttatgaagatCAGATTGATCTTAAACCTTTTTCAATTCAACAATAAATAACGCACATTGGTTTATTAGACTGTGAAATTGATGAGTCAATTCCATTCGTGTTAACAAAACAGAAATCATCCTTACCTCTATCAAATCATTGTCAAAGTTTTTTCTCGGATATACCTTCTCTACATCAATATTTAGTTTCTGCAAGGCCACACTTAGTTCCGTGTAGTAGTGATCCAAAAGACGTTGGTAGTGGAGCCGGCGAAACTCCTCATCAGAGCCAGAAAAAATGAAATGCATCAAATCACTCACTGGGTTACCCATCCTCAGAGTTTGGAAGTCCAGAGGTACAATCTGGAGTTTGCCGTTCTGTAACAAAGAAATGAATATGATTTGGAAACATCTGGTAGGTGAGCATAATTCGTTCTTAGCATAACGATTAAGCTTATGTTCGTGTAGTTGTTTTTGTATACCATCGTGAAATAGCTTTTACTCGTATTCTTTTATTATCTTTAGTTGTTTTGCATACCATCGCGAAATAGCGTTTACTCGCATTCTTTTATTACTTTCCATAAACAACTAATACTTCATAGATTTGCAACTTCATCTCAAAGAATTCgtgtatcgctatcccgtgggaactatgttATTATCTGGAATAAATGAAGCCTATCTCTATTTAAGGATATCAAATTATCTCTACATCAATATATTAAAGTGAAACTAATAAACAAACTTAACTTAACATCTTGTCATAAGTTAGGATTGTTACTTTCAACATGTTGGTAACATATTTCTTTGGTAATGACTAATTGTGATCAAatgtaaatacctacattttttttgccTCATTATTTTTAGTAGCTTTATCTActacattattatcattacaATCAAGAAATAACTCACCCGACGCTTCTGCATTAAATTGCTGGGCCTGTAATCTCCATGAATCAACATAGTTTTGTCTTCCATAAAACGTTTCATAGATTCCGCCAATATTTCCGTCTGTGAAAAATATTTCCGTACTCTATCCGCTTGTTCCGCGGTAACAACTTCACAGCTGTTGTTGATTGCTTGTTCCAGAAACATCTGCATCAATCCATCATTTGCAAGTATGTCAACATAAAAAGGGGCCACCATTTTCTCAAATTCTGCGGGATTCTCATCCCGTAATGCTAGTCCTAAGGCGTGGAATCTGGCCATTTGTTGCACAGATGCTGCTGCGTACTCCCAGTTATAAGTTTTCATCCTATCAAAATTGCCAAAACCACTTGCTTCTAAATTCTCGAGCACCAAAGTTTCTTCCAACCTAGTAAGCACATGACCGTAATATTTAGGGATTACTAACCTGTGCTCTGCAGGGACATTGTTTTTCTGATATAGCCTCTCAAAATTAACGGCCAATTCTGTGTAGAATACACTTTCTATCATATACACTTTAGCCATCATTTCATTTTGAACTCTAATTTCCTCACCCAAGTTGGCCACTTTAGCAAATAAATTCAGATTAGGCTTGAATGATTCTGATATCGTTGCCAAATATAAACAAGTTGTATAATTAGCTCCTCCTGATGATATTGGTTTAATGTCAATGCGAGCATCTTTGTAACCTTGCTCTTTTGATATTCTTTGAAGTAcatttcttaatttttcttCGGAAttcgccattttttttatttttattaatgaacaaATATATATTCTGCTACACGTCCGCCACTCAATGATAATATGATTATCTTGTAACTTGTTGTTTTTATAGTGATAAACCGGTTCGATTGCGTTATTTTATCAATAGTATGATGATAAGAAAAATAGGATAATTAACCATATTTCAAGTAGTTGGTACTTGTGGATAAAATATACAGTTATGCTGTCTATCGTAAATCGTTTGATGCTTAATTCAAAAAGGTTAAAAGATTGATTTATACTACACCGTTGCCGTATCTTTTGAAACGTTAGGCAGATACTTGGAATTATTACAGAcacgaaaaataataatgttacggcggtgggttaggtggtaAAGTTTGATCATGCTTTTCGACCCCTTGGAAGCGTTTTCAGCAGGCTGAAATTccgtttcaggccgtttcagagaatgctctatcacatattagtttatcaaaatttcacccaagttgccgtcgttttcaggcgcctgaaacatgttttcagtccgttttaggccaccctctatccgatgacacCATAACCTGAAACCCCGTTTTCAGGACCCTTTATGGGcctttgaagtacatttcagtatatggcgaaattttcaatacgagtgaaagagatagcacgattagaaagagacagctatgctgagaacattcgagaaggtgtgtgacaaggatagcctatatgtgtgagagagcCAGACAGATGATGCTATTTCCGGAATagtctagtaactgtgtgagggagatagcacatgaaagagacaaaCTACTCGTTTctggaacattcgagatgtaggtatgacgtcctagctggactgttcttgaactttgtggaccgattcaccgggggtatataagccgggcgagGTTGCGGCGAAGtgagtttcgaatgcgataccgagagataaacatcgaagagaatcaaagcgacttgtaagtgagttttagggTGCAAAATTActgtaaactatttttaagtgttttgtaaagttaagtcatcatgtcagccgaaagacgtccactgctggacataggcctcccccaaggctctccattcagatcagttttgtgctttccgcatccaccgcgatcccgcgatcttagccaagtcgtcgctccatcttgttggaggcctaccgacagcttgtCTGTTGTCtgtcgtctcccggtccgcggacgccattcgagaaccttccgaccccatcggccatcagtcctgcgagcaatgtgccccgcccactgccactttagttccgcaattcttcgggcaataaaaaaaataaattgcggaaaataaatagaactaattttttgcactggtaacactaaattcaaatgtcctctgtctattgctgtcaacgTTGTTttcgcgtggtattttaaagttttattttgtgtttttgtgtgttaaaatgccgaagattatacATTGCCTTGGGaggaaaataatttacaatttataaaagtatttgtcacagaaaagtctcagggattagaaaatattcctttaaataacatcaccgacaacgttgtcaatatgactgagaggtatcgtatagtaagtgtaaagaatgttgcaatataaaacgtagaagaaCTGctctcgcgtcaggttttttatatt
This portion of the Choristoneura fumiferana chromosome 14, NRCan_CFum_1, whole genome shotgun sequence genome encodes:
- the LOC141435314 gene encoding uncharacterized protein, translating into MANSEEKLRNVLQRISKEQGYKDARIDIKPISSGGANYTTCLYLATISESFKPNLNLFAKVANLGEEIRVQNEMMAKVYMIESVFYTELAVNFERLYQKNNVPAEHRLVIPKYYGHVLTRLEETLVLENLEASGFGNFDRMKTYNWEYAAASVQQMARFHALGLALRDENPAEFEKMVAPFYVDILANDGLMQMFLEQAINNSCEVVTAEQADRVRKYFSQTEILAESMKRFMEDKTMLIHGDYRPSNLMQKRRNGKLQIVPLDFQTLRMGNPVSDLMHFIFSGSDEEFRRLHYQRLLDHYYTELSVALQKLNIDVEKVYPRKNFDNDLIEARPMALTLGLAMAPVVTVAPEDAPKIDANITEMVIKPNELAQERIRGIVRDFTRWGII